Proteins from a genomic interval of Nostoc sp. TCL240-02:
- a CDS encoding hemolysin family protein, producing MSPITFEILIILVLIIANGVFSMSEMAIVSARKVRLQQLANQGDAKARAALKLAESPNHFLSTVQVGISLIGILTGAFGGATIASRLAVYVKLVPLLAPYSEPISFGIVVLIITYLSLIVGELVPKRLALNNPERIASIVAIPMQALAAIASPVVFLLSASTDLILRVLGITASTEPQVTEEEIKILIEQGTEAGTFEEAEQDMVERVFRLGDRPVSYLMTPRPDIVWLDLEDSPEENRQKMVDSAYSRYPVCQAGLDNVLGVIPVTDLLARSFRGEPLDLTVGLRQPVFVPESTRGLKVLELFKQTITHMALVVDEYGVIQGLVTLNDIMSEIVGDVPSTDGQDQPQAVQREDGSWLLDGMLPVEEFLELFGMEEWESEERGSYQTLGGFVITHLGRIPAAADHFEWQSMRIEVMDMDGNRVDKVLVVPKATKSADTKKSD from the coding sequence ATGTCCCCCATCACTTTTGAAATTTTAATCATTTTGGTGCTAATTATTGCCAATGGCGTGTTTTCTATGTCTGAGATGGCAATTGTCTCAGCCCGGAAAGTCAGGCTACAACAGCTTGCCAATCAAGGAGATGCCAAGGCAAGGGCAGCATTGAAACTCGCTGAATCTCCAAATCATTTCCTGTCAACTGTTCAAGTAGGTATTTCCCTAATCGGTATCTTGACTGGTGCTTTTGGAGGAGCAACAATTGCCAGTCGTTTGGCAGTCTATGTAAAACTTGTGCCTTTGTTAGCACCTTATAGCGAACCGATATCTTTTGGAATAGTCGTTTTGATCATTACCTATTTGTCACTCATTGTTGGCGAATTGGTACCAAAGCGTCTGGCATTAAATAATCCAGAAAGGATTGCATCGATTGTAGCTATTCCTATGCAAGCCTTGGCAGCGATCGCTTCTCCAGTAGTCTTTCTATTAAGTGCTTCTACAGATTTAATCCTGCGAGTGCTAGGAATAACAGCTTCTACCGAGCCGCAAGTCACCGAAGAAGAAATAAAAATCTTAATTGAGCAAGGCACTGAGGCGGGAACTTTTGAGGAAGCCGAACAGGATATGGTAGAGCGAGTTTTTCGTTTAGGCGATCGCCCCGTCAGCTATTTAATGACACCCCGTCCCGATATCGTCTGGTTAGACTTAGAAGACTCTCCCGAAGAAAATCGCCAAAAAATGGTTGATAGTGCCTATTCTCGATATCCAGTTTGTCAGGCGGGACTTGATAATGTGCTGGGTGTGATCCCTGTAACCGACTTATTAGCCAGGAGTTTCCGAGGAGAACCGCTAGACTTAACAGTGGGCTTGCGACAGCCCGTATTTGTGCCAGAAAGCACCCGTGGATTGAAAGTTTTGGAATTGTTCAAGCAAACCATTACTCACATGGCACTAGTAGTGGATGAATACGGCGTAATTCAAGGATTAGTTACTCTCAACGACATCATGAGCGAAATCGTAGGTGATGTTCCTTCAACAGATGGGCAGGATCAACCCCAAGCTGTGCAACGCGAAGATGGTTCCTGGCTTTTGGATGGGATGTTACCTGTAGAAGAGTTTTTAGAACTTTTTGGTATGGAAGAGTGGGAATCCGAGGAACGCGGCAGTTATCAAACCTTGGGCGGTTTTGTCATCACCCATTTAGGTCGTATTCCTGCCGCAGCCGATCATTTTGAATGGCAAAGTATGCGAATTGAAGTAATGGATATGGATGGGAACCGCGTAGATAAAGTGCTAGTCGTACCGAAGGCAACTAAATCAGCAGATACGAAAAAATCTGACTAG
- a CDS encoding sugar transferase, protein MSNQSITTNKFSEVPLDLRASASVRVRKGSWWLRLITLFLVDYTLLSLAWIFAGYKSFYDNFSWDLPSHYLPILITIGIQIGSLAIEGIYREGQKRYDYLNIIKSLSFAHGLIIFACFLYQPVVDITRPKLILLSWFLSILFICIGRYSVNITLEYLRKQKKIVRSSIFIICDPQDHEQIASFIKKEKHYIVSGTAHANSLDRYQRQKTLNQLNELGVTEVFISWDALKNRMFLCWLFQASGIQVHILPMELKPIYKNVEFNKIGGMPCLSLDCPIITGKDFWIKRSCDFCFATLFVMLSFPIYIAIAIAIKLDSPGTVFYRQTRIGLHGQQFKVWKFRTMRSDAEKLQKELEALNETKDGIIFKIKDDPRITRVGKFLRRYSLDELPQLFNVILGEMSIVGPRPLPTRDVDKFSEHHFIRHEVLPGITGLWQVSGRSDIVDFEQVINLDLNYIENWSLGLDFEILIKTVMVVLKKEGAY, encoded by the coding sequence ATGAGTAATCAAAGCATTACAACAAATAAATTCAGTGAAGTACCTTTGGATTTACGTGCATCTGCATCTGTAAGGGTACGCAAAGGTTCATGGTGGTTGAGATTAATAACATTGTTTCTGGTAGACTATACCCTTTTATCCTTAGCTTGGATTTTTGCTGGATACAAATCTTTTTATGATAATTTTTCTTGGGATCTACCTAGTCATTACTTACCGATTTTAATAACTATTGGTATTCAAATAGGATCGCTAGCTATAGAAGGTATTTATAGAGAAGGTCAAAAACGCTATGACTATTTAAACATTATTAAATCGCTAAGTTTTGCTCATGGATTAATAATCTTTGCTTGTTTTTTGTATCAACCAGTTGTTGATATTACACGCCCAAAATTAATATTGTTATCTTGGTTTTTAAGTATATTATTTATTTGCATTGGGAGATATAGTGTAAATATTACTTTGGAATATCTCCGTAAGCAGAAAAAAATAGTTCGTTCTTCTATTTTCATTATTTGTGATCCTCAAGACCATGAGCAGATTGCTAGCTTTATTAAAAAAGAAAAGCATTATATTGTATCTGGAACTGCTCATGCTAATTCATTAGACAGATATCAGCGTCAAAAAACATTGAATCAACTTAATGAATTAGGTGTAACAGAGGTTTTTATTTCTTGGGATGCTCTCAAAAATAGAATGTTTTTATGCTGGTTATTTCAAGCATCTGGTATTCAAGTACATATTTTACCGATGGAATTAAAACCAATTTATAAAAACGTAGAATTTAATAAAATAGGAGGAATGCCTTGCCTGAGCTTGGATTGCCCGATAATTACAGGTAAAGATTTTTGGATAAAGCGTAGTTGTGATTTCTGTTTCGCGACTTTATTTGTAATGTTATCATTCCCTATTTATATAGCTATAGCTATAGCTATCAAACTCGACTCTCCTGGCACTGTATTTTACAGGCAAACCCGTATAGGTCTACATGGGCAACAATTTAAAGTATGGAAATTCAGAACGATGAGGTCTGATGCAGAAAAATTACAGAAAGAATTAGAAGCTTTAAATGAAACTAAAGATGGGATTATCTTTAAAATTAAAGATGACCCTCGTATTACTCGTGTTGGGAAATTTCTTCGACGTTATAGTTTAGATGAATTACCTCAACTTTTTAACGTTATCCTTGGAGAAATGAGTATAGTAGGCCCTCGCCCGTTACCTACTAGAGATGTAGATAAGTTTTCTGAACATCATTTTATTCGACATGAAGTTTTGCCTGGTATTACAGGTCTTTGGCAAGTCTCAGGTCGCTCGGACATTGTAGATTTTGAACAAGTGATAAATCTGGATCTTAACTATATTGAAAATTGGTCTCTTGGATTGGACTTTGAAATTTTGATCAAAACAGTTATGGTGGTTTTGAAAAAAGAAGGTGCCTACTAA
- a CDS encoding aldo/keto reductase, producing the protein MLYRRFGRTELQMPVFSCGGMRYQFKWQDVPNNEIPDDSQANLEATIRRAVEVGINHIETARGYGTSEMQLGRVLPQFPREKLIVQTKISPKEDAKEFRDTFEQSLKNLQLDYVDLLGLHGINHTESLDYSIRPGGCLEVAQQLQAEGKVRFIGFSTHGSTDIIVQTINTNLFDYMNLHWYYINQWNWAAIEAAKRHDMGVFIISPSNKGGLLYEPPQKLVNLCAPLSPMVFNDLFCLSHQEVHTLSVGAAKPQDFDEHLKTLELVDQASEILPPILARLESEAIATLGEDWVKTWETNLPTYEETPGEVNIRVILWLRNLAIAYDLVDYAKMRYNLLGDGGHWFPGNKADRLEELNLQQCLARNPHADKIPQVLEQAHQMLAGEAVKRLSKT; encoded by the coding sequence ATGCTATATAGACGATTTGGACGCACAGAATTACAGATGCCAGTGTTTTCCTGCGGTGGCATGAGATATCAGTTTAAGTGGCAGGATGTCCCCAATAATGAAATTCCTGATGATAGTCAGGCTAATCTGGAAGCGACGATTAGAAGGGCAGTAGAGGTTGGGATTAATCATATTGAAACTGCTCGTGGTTATGGCACTTCCGAAATGCAATTGGGAAGAGTTCTACCCCAGTTTCCCCGTGAAAAGTTGATTGTTCAGACCAAAATCAGTCCAAAGGAAGATGCGAAAGAATTCCGCGACACATTTGAACAATCCTTGAAAAATCTCCAGCTAGATTATGTCGATCTACTGGGATTGCACGGTATCAACCATACTGAGTCATTAGACTATAGCATCCGTCCTGGTGGTTGCTTGGAAGTAGCACAGCAGTTGCAAGCAGAAGGAAAAGTTAGATTTATCGGTTTTTCCACACACGGATCAACAGATATAATTGTGCAGACAATTAATACCAATTTATTTGATTACATGAACCTGCACTGGTACTACATTAATCAATGGAATTGGGCGGCAATTGAAGCAGCTAAACGCCATGATATGGGGGTGTTTATCATTAGTCCATCCAATAAAGGAGGTTTGTTGTATGAACCTCCACAAAAATTAGTGAATCTTTGCGCTCCTTTGAGTCCAATGGTGTTTAATGATTTGTTTTGTTTGAGTCATCAAGAGGTGCATACTCTGAGTGTGGGAGCAGCAAAACCACAAGATTTTGATGAACACCTGAAGACTTTAGAATTAGTAGATCAAGCATCAGAAATTTTGCCGCCCATCTTAGCAAGGTTGGAGTCAGAAGCGATCGCTACTTTGGGAGAAGATTGGGTAAAAACCTGGGAAACAAATCTACCAACTTACGAGGAAACCCCTGGTGAGGTAAATATTCGGGTGATTTTGTGGCTACGGAATTTAGCGATCGCCTACGATCTGGTAGATTATGCCAAAATGCGCTACAACCTACTTGGTGATGGCGGTCACTGGTTTCCTGGTAATAAAGCAGATCGGCTAGAGGAATTAAACTTGCAGCAATGTCTCGCCCGCAATCCCCACGCCGATAAAATCCCCCAAGTTCTAGAGCAAGCGCATCAAATGTTGGCAGGTGAAGCGGTTAAACGTCTATCTAAGACTTGA
- the mfd gene encoding transcription-repair coupling factor yields MSFSSIVRALARSPLTTEFISKLNRQQELRLNGISRLPKGLVASALAQSQGKNLFVVCATLEEAGRVYAQLEAMGWQTVHFYPTSEASPYEPFDPETEMSWGQMQVLADLGMGNGEWGTGNGEEKLPIPNSQLPKMAIVATQGALQPHLPPPEAFGQFCLTLKRGMELDLNAFSEKITILGYERVPLVEMEGQWSRRGDIVDVFPVSSEFPVRLEWFGDEIEQMREFDPATQRSALDKVDQLILTPTSFAPIVMAALKNSAEFRVLSAESEINSELTTQHSSLIEGSRRFLGLAFEQPASLLNYLSENTLIAIDEPEQCHAHSDRWVENAQEQWRLGTGEEFNQVPKIHRSFDECLADIAKFKTLYLSELYEENSGINLSSRALPVTPHQFAKLAETIRQERDRNFSIWLLSAQPSRSVSLLQEHDCPAQFIPNPRDYQAIDKLQINHTPIALKYSGLAELEGFILPTYRIVIVTDREFFGQHSLATPGYIRKRHKATSKQVDPNKLRPGDYVVHRNHGVGKFVKLESLTINNETRDYLVVQYADGLLRVAADQVGALSRFRAGGDKAPELNRMTGKAWENTKNKVRKAIKKLAVDLLKLYAARSQQQGFSFPGDMPWQEELEDSFPYQPTTDQLKAVQDVKRDMESDRPMDRLVCGDVGFGKTEVAIRAIFKAVTAGKQVALLAPTTILTQQHYHTLKERFAPYPVNVGLLNRFRSAEERRDIQKRLATGELDVVVGTQQLLGKGVMFRDLGLLVVDEEQRFGVNQKEKIKSLKTQVDVLTLSATPIPRTLYMSLSGIREMSLITTPPPTRRAIKTHLSPINSESIRSAIRQELDRGGQVFYVVPRVDGIEETTANLREVIPGARFAIAHGQMDESELESTMLTFSNGDADILVCTTIIESGLDIPRVNTILIEDAHRFGLAQLYQLRGRVGRAGIQAHAWLFYPKQRTLSDAARQRLRAIQEFTQLGSGYQLAMRDMEIRGVGNLLGAEQSGQMDAIGFDLYMEMLEEAIREIRGQEIPKVEDTQIDLNLTAFIPADYITDLDQKMSAYRAVATAKSKSELNQIAAEWSDRYGTLPVPANQLLRVMELKQLAKKLGFSRIKPEQKQHVVLETPMEEPAWNLLAANLPDNLKARFVYSPSKVTVRGLGVFKADQQLQNLIDAFGRMQGAIPEAAVV; encoded by the coding sequence ATGTCATTTTCTTCTATTGTGCGTGCCTTAGCGCGATCGCCGCTCACCACTGAATTTATTTCTAAGCTAAACCGACAACAAGAATTGCGGTTAAATGGCATTTCTCGATTGCCCAAGGGTTTGGTCGCTTCGGCATTGGCACAGTCTCAGGGTAAGAATTTGTTCGTAGTTTGCGCCACTTTGGAAGAAGCTGGACGCGTTTATGCACAACTGGAGGCAATGGGATGGCAAACAGTACATTTTTATCCCACCTCCGAGGCTTCACCCTACGAACCTTTTGACCCGGAAACTGAGATGAGTTGGGGACAAATGCAGGTATTGGCAGATTTGGGAATGGGGAATGGGGAATGGGGAACGGGGAATGGGGAAGAAAAGCTTCCAATTCCTAATTCTCAATTACCCAAGATGGCAATTGTAGCTACTCAAGGGGCGTTGCAACCCCATTTGCCACCACCAGAAGCTTTTGGGCAATTTTGTCTTACCCTAAAGCGGGGGATGGAATTAGACTTAAATGCCTTCAGTGAGAAAATCACTATTCTGGGGTATGAACGAGTACCTCTGGTGGAAATGGAAGGACAATGGAGCCGACGGGGTGATATTGTTGATGTTTTCCCAGTTTCATCTGAGTTTCCAGTCAGGCTGGAATGGTTTGGTGATGAAATCGAGCAAATGCGGGAATTTGACCCAGCAACCCAACGTTCCGCACTCGACAAAGTTGATCAGTTAATTCTTACCCCCACTAGCTTTGCTCCTATCGTCATGGCAGCACTCAAGAATAGTGCTGAGTTTCGAGTGCTGAGTGCTGAGTCAGAAATTAACTCAGAACTCACCACTCAGCACTCATCACTGATTGAAGGTAGTCGCCGCTTTTTGGGGTTGGCTTTTGAGCAACCAGCATCTCTGCTAAATTACCTATCAGAAAATACTCTGATTGCCATTGATGAGCCAGAACAGTGCCATGCTCATAGCGATCGCTGGGTAGAAAATGCCCAGGAACAATGGAGACTGGGGACTGGGGAAGAATTTAACCAAGTACCAAAAATTCATCGGTCGTTTGATGAGTGTTTGGCTGACATTGCAAAATTTAAAACACTATATTTATCGGAACTGTATGAGGAAAATAGCGGGATCAATCTTTCTAGTCGAGCGCTGCCAGTTACGCCGCACCAGTTTGCTAAACTAGCTGAAACTATCCGTCAAGAACGCGATCGCAATTTCTCGATCTGGCTGCTTTCTGCTCAACCTTCGCGTTCTGTGTCGCTATTGCAAGAACATGATTGTCCGGCTCAGTTTATCCCCAATCCCCGCGACTACCAAGCGATCGATAAGCTGCAAATTAACCATACTCCCATAGCCCTAAAATATTCTGGTCTTGCGGAACTCGAAGGTTTTATTCTGCCAACATACCGCATAGTAATCGTTACAGACCGGGAATTTTTTGGACAGCATTCCTTGGCGACTCCCGGCTATATCCGTAAGCGCCACAAAGCTACTTCTAAGCAAGTTGATCCCAATAAGCTGCGTCCAGGCGATTATGTAGTTCACAGAAATCATGGTGTTGGCAAATTTGTCAAGCTGGAAAGTTTGACGATTAATAATGAAACCCGTGATTATTTGGTGGTGCAGTATGCTGACGGGTTACTCAGAGTCGCCGCCGATCAAGTAGGTGCTTTATCCCGGTTCCGCGCCGGAGGCGATAAAGCACCGGAACTCAACCGGATGACCGGTAAAGCTTGGGAAAATACCAAGAATAAAGTCCGCAAAGCGATTAAAAAATTGGCGGTGGACTTGTTGAAACTATATGCAGCGCGATCGCAACAACAAGGTTTTAGCTTTCCAGGTGATATGCCTTGGCAGGAAGAATTGGAAGATTCTTTCCCCTACCAACCCACAACGGATCAACTCAAAGCTGTTCAAGATGTGAAACGAGACATGGAAAGCGATCGGCCAATGGATCGCTTAGTTTGTGGCGATGTCGGTTTTGGAAAGACGGAAGTGGCGATTCGTGCTATTTTCAAAGCAGTCACCGCCGGTAAACAAGTGGCACTCCTTGCGCCAACGACAATTTTAACACAGCAGCATTACCATACACTCAAAGAACGTTTTGCACCTTATCCCGTGAATGTCGGTTTGCTCAACCGTTTCCGGTCTGCTGAAGAACGCCGCGATATTCAAAAGCGATTGGCAACGGGTGAACTAGATGTAGTTGTTGGTACACAGCAACTTTTGGGTAAAGGTGTGATGTTCCGGGATTTAGGACTGTTGGTGGTGGATGAAGAACAACGGTTTGGGGTAAACCAGAAAGAAAAAATTAAAAGCTTGAAAACTCAAGTGGACGTGCTTACCCTCTCCGCCACTCCCATTCCCCGGACTTTGTATATGTCCTTGTCGGGAATTCGGGAAATGAGTTTAATTACTACACCACCCCCAACTAGACGAGCGATTAAAACCCATCTGTCACCGATAAATTCTGAAAGTATCCGCAGTGCAATTCGTCAAGAATTAGATAGAGGTGGACAGGTATTTTATGTTGTTCCACGGGTGGACGGGATTGAAGAAACCACAGCCAATTTACGAGAAGTGATACCGGGAGCTAGATTTGCGATCGCTCACGGTCAAATGGATGAAAGCGAGTTAGAATCAACTATGCTTACCTTCAGTAATGGTGACGCAGACATCCTTGTTTGTACGACAATTATTGAATCTGGCTTAGATATTCCACGAGTCAACACCATTTTAATTGAAGATGCTCACCGCTTTGGATTGGCACAACTTTATCAATTACGCGGTCGTGTGGGACGCGCGGGTATCCAAGCTCATGCTTGGTTATTTTATCCGAAGCAACGGACGTTATCTGATGCGGCCCGGCAACGTTTAAGAGCGATTCAGGAATTTACTCAGTTAGGTTCTGGATATCAGCTAGCGATGCGCGATATGGAAATTAGAGGCGTGGGTAACTTGCTAGGTGCTGAACAATCCGGTCAAATGGATGCTATCGGCTTTGATTTATACATGGAAATGCTGGAAGAAGCAATTCGGGAAATCCGAGGACAAGAAATTCCGAAAGTGGAGGATACGCAGATCGATCTCAACCTGACGGCATTTATCCCAGCAGATTACATTACCGATTTGGATCAAAAGATGAGTGCTTATCGGGCGGTGGCAACAGCTAAATCTAAATCAGAATTAAATCAGATTGCAGCCGAGTGGAGCGATCGCTATGGTACTTTACCTGTCCCTGCAAATCAACTTTTGCGAGTCATGGAACTCAAACAGCTAGCGAAAAAACTCGGATTTAGCCGGATTAAACCAGAACAAAAGCAGCACGTTGTTTTAGAAACGCCGATGGAAGAACCCGCTTGGAATTTATTGGCGGCGAATTTACCAGACAATCTCAAGGCGAGGTTTGTGTATTCCCCTAGTAAAGTGACGGTGCGCGGGTTAGGAGTATTTAAAGCAGATCAACAATTACAGAATTTGATTGATGCTTTCGGGAGAATGCAGGGTGCAATTCCAGAGGCGGCTGTTGTTTGA
- a CDS encoding amino acid adenylation domain-containing protein, with amino-acid sequence MASPYGVGTYKMQINRQISEYKQNISLNTLTNILDTAVIQESNDTELNHHQDLCIHQMFEMQVERSPQSIAVVFQDTQLTYWQLNQQANQLAHHLRALGVGPEVLVGICLERSLEMIVGLLGILKAGGAYVPLDPAYPSERLAFILEDTQTPVLLTQEKLLKNLPPHQAHVVCLDSNWQGNIQNSQENPVNETTDHNLIYVIYTSGSTGQPKGVMIPHRGICNQLYWRQTTFRLTQADKVLLTISFSFDPSVWQIFWPLCFGGQLIVARPGGHQDTAYLVKVIIEQQITVLALVPSILRVLLEEKGIENCPFLRHITCGGEALPGELIERFFAKLDLENVLHNCYGPTEASIDTTFWTCQRGTNSTIAPIGRPITNAEIHILDENLQPVPAGELGELHIGGIGLARGYLNRPELTIDKFIFNPFSSEPGARLYKTGDLVRYLSDGNIEFLGRIDYQVKIRGFRIELGEIEAILDQHPALTQTLVIAREDINGDKQLVAYVVTNAEQIPSRVELRRFLQSQLPEYMVPAYFVFLDTLPLNPNGKIDRHALPAPDLSRQESEVSFVAPRNEVEREITQIWEQILGVQPIGVKDNFFEVGGNSILAVKLFWQIEKIFSKNLPLAILFQSGTVEALAKIICQEDDLAIKLASVNTLDKSKSSWSSLVEIQPYGSKPPFFCIHGLGGEVLCFRELVLHLGLDQPFYGLQPQGLDGKQPLYTRVEDMATHYIQEIQTIQPNGPYFLGGYSFGGVVAFEMARQLQEQGQQVGILVMLDSCRPGYSWRAPFLKRVFLHLNNIVQQGSVYFWQRLVKWIYWGTQRLENTYQRYLQGIIDFPANDNHLKIMDANTQAISEYIFSPYLGRAVLLRTDDQSRDDAIGTQYDPQFGWGDLVAGGLDIHYISGSHHNLFNEPHVQVLAETLRNCLIQAQSPSN; translated from the coding sequence ATGGCATCTCCTTATGGAGTTGGTACATACAAAATGCAGATAAATAGGCAAATTTCAGAATATAAGCAAAATATTTCCTTAAACACCTTAACTAATATCCTCGATACTGCAGTTATACAGGAATCGAATGATACTGAACTAAATCATCATCAGGATTTATGCATCCATCAAATGTTTGAGATGCAAGTTGAGCGATCGCCCCAGTCCATTGCTGTAGTATTTCAAGATACACAACTTACTTATTGGCAGCTAAATCAGCAGGCTAATCAACTAGCACATCACCTACGTGCTTTAGGCGTTGGTCCTGAAGTACTTGTGGGTATTTGCCTAGAGCGCTCCTTGGAGATGATCGTAGGACTACTGGGAATTCTCAAAGCCGGAGGTGCTTACGTACCTTTAGATCCGGCATATCCCTCAGAGCGTTTAGCCTTCATATTGGAAGACACTCAGACACCAGTATTGTTAACCCAAGAAAAATTGCTCAAGAACTTGCCACCGCATCAAGCACATGTGGTTTGTCTCGATTCAAATTGGCAAGGAAATATTCAAAACAGTCAAGAAAATCCTGTAAATGAAACGACAGATCATAATCTTATCTACGTAATTTACACATCTGGTTCGACAGGACAGCCCAAGGGTGTTATGATCCCTCACCGTGGTATCTGCAACCAACTCTACTGGCGGCAAACAACCTTTAGATTAACTCAGGCAGATAAGGTTTTACTGACTATTTCTTTTAGCTTCGATCCCTCAGTGTGGCAGATATTCTGGCCATTGTGCTTCGGAGGGCAATTGATCGTGGCTCGCCCTGGTGGACATCAAGACACTGCATACCTTGTGAAGGTCATTATTGAGCAGCAAATCACTGTCTTGGCCTTAGTACCTTCTATACTGCGTGTTTTACTAGAAGAAAAGGGAATTGAGAATTGCCCATTTCTGAGGCATATTACTTGTGGTGGTGAAGCTTTACCTGGCGAACTCATAGAACGCTTTTTTGCCAAACTGGATTTGGAAAATGTTCTCCATAATTGCTATGGCCCGACAGAAGCCTCTATTGATACGACTTTCTGGACTTGTCAGCGCGGCACTAATTCTACCATTGCTCCCATAGGTCGCCCCATTACTAATGCAGAGATTCACATCCTTGATGAAAATTTGCAGCCTGTACCTGCTGGTGAATTAGGTGAATTGCACATTGGTGGTATTGGTTTGGCGCGAGGCTATCTTAACCGTCCAGAATTGACCATAGATAAGTTTATTTTCAATCCTTTTAGCTCTGAACCTGGGGCACGTCTTTACAAAACTGGCGACTTAGTACGTTACTTAAGCGATGGGAATATCGAGTTTCTTGGTCGTATTGACTACCAAGTAAAGATTCGTGGCTTCCGAATTGAATTAGGAGAAATTGAAGCCATATTAGACCAACATCCTGCACTGACACAGACTCTAGTCATCGCTAGAGAGGATATTAATGGTGACAAACAACTCGTGGCTTATGTTGTTACTAATGCAGAGCAAATTCCTAGCCGAGTTGAATTACGTCGCTTTTTGCAAAGTCAGCTACCTGAATATATGGTGCCTGCTTACTTTGTATTTTTGGACACCCTACCATTAAACCCTAATGGCAAAATAGACCGCCATGCTTTACCTGCACCCGATTTATCAAGACAAGAATCGGAAGTTAGCTTTGTTGCTCCTCGTAATGAAGTGGAGCGCGAGATAACACAGATTTGGGAACAGATTTTAGGTGTCCAACCCATTGGCGTAAAGGATAACTTCTTTGAGGTAGGAGGAAACTCCATCTTGGCAGTAAAACTATTTTGGCAAATTGAGAAGATATTTAGTAAAAATCTTCCTCTTGCTATTCTCTTTCAGTCTGGGACTGTAGAGGCTCTAGCCAAAATAATCTGTCAAGAAGACGATTTAGCAATAAAGTTGGCTTCAGTAAATACCTTAGACAAATCAAAATCTAGCTGGTCATCCCTGGTAGAAATTCAACCCTATGGTTCCAAGCCACCTTTTTTCTGTATTCACGGACTCGGTGGGGAAGTCTTGTGTTTTCGTGAATTAGTATTGCATTTGGGGTTAGACCAACCATTCTATGGACTACAGCCACAAGGACTAGATGGAAAACAGCCCTTGTATACGCGGGTAGAAGACATGGCAACTCATTACATTCAAGAAATCCAGACCATTCAACCCAATGGGCCTTATTTTCTGGGAGGTTATTCTTTTGGGGGTGTAGTTGCTTTTGAGATGGCTCGGCAACTCCAGGAGCAAGGTCAACAAGTTGGTATTTTAGTTATGCTTGATAGTTGTCGTCCAGGTTATAGTTGGCGGGCACCATTTCTGAAGCGAGTTTTTTTGCATTTAAATAATATAGTTCAACAAGGATCTGTCTACTTTTGGCAAAGACTTGTGAAATGGATTTATTGGGGTACGCAGCGTCTCGAAAATACATATCAGCGTTACTTGCAAGGGATAATTGATTTCCCTGCAAATGACAACCACTTAAAGATTATGGATGCTAACACTCAAGCTATCAGTGAATATATCTTTTCACCTTACCTTGGTCGAGCTGTTCTCTTGCGAACAGACGATCAGAGTCGGGACGATGCTATAGGGACACAATACGATCCTCAATTCGGCTGGGGTGACCTAGTTGCTGGAGGATTAGATATCCATTACATTTCTGGATCTCACCATAACCTATTTAATGAACCGCATGTACAGGTGTTAGCCGAAACATTGAGAAATTGCTTAATCCAAGCGCAGTCTCCAAGTAATTAA